Proteins encoded by one window of Mesorhizobium sp. INR15:
- a CDS encoding EAL domain-containing protein: protein MLTVYNCIVHQHDLRLVALAALICGISSFSAVNLLHHIASSTSRNRLTWLMIAAASTGFGIWATHFIAMLAFTPGIPNAYNPELSVLSLTAAVVLTAVGMWVATLRGGLDHHLVGGAILGGGIAAMHYIGMAAFEVQGRIEWNLLLVAMSLLAGVVLAALALVVVLRRPSLPATLGGAVLLTLAICTLHFIGMAAVSIFPDSSIEISQYTIEPTSQAFAVAVASLVILILSGSALWIDLRFRRQKLEVDRMHGLANAAVEGLIVCDGSRIVSANESMAKLTGMATGILNGMQLGGLFDERVASDMSSFGEEPCEAELHARDGTSIPVELIARSIDYCGKPHNVIAVRDIRERKKAEQEILRLAHFDPLTGLANRRSFSGRLEAEIAAIGRSGKGGHLALLLLDLDRFKEVNDLYGHGAGDAMLQKVAHCTAGVLRPGQMVARLGGDEFAIIAPNLADPLAAGRIADAILTTMREENRLSVGGGLVSASMGIALYPSDADDQASLISHADTALYRAKTEGRDTYRYFEASMGAEARDKRVMEHELRQAVARKEFYLVYQPQKEISSGRMVGFEALIRWRHPVRGDVSPGIFIPVAEDSGAIAQIGDWVLTAACEEAARWENPLTIAVNVSAVQLHNPNFSRKVHETLMNSGLAPGRLELEITETALVKDMPRALATLRQVKSLGVRVAMDDFGTGYSSLSNLRAFPFDKIKIDGSFIKSVDKNGQVAAIVRAVLGLGRGLGLPVLAEGVETLGELKFLDAEACEIGQGYYIGRPGPIGEFSELTGVINQPAVGNGTGSHRGKSVLAFAPLPELSVKRA from the coding sequence ATGCTGACGGTCTATAATTGCATCGTACACCAACACGATCTGAGACTGGTGGCACTCGCCGCGTTGATCTGCGGTATCTCTTCTTTTTCTGCCGTCAATCTTCTTCACCATATCGCCAGTTCGACAAGCAGAAACCGGCTCACCTGGCTGATGATAGCCGCGGCCTCGACGGGCTTTGGCATCTGGGCGACCCACTTCATCGCCATGCTGGCGTTCACACCGGGGATTCCCAACGCTTACAATCCGGAGCTCTCCGTTCTCTCGCTCACGGCCGCCGTTGTCCTGACCGCTGTTGGCATGTGGGTGGCGACTTTGCGCGGCGGGCTCGATCACCATCTCGTCGGCGGTGCCATCCTGGGTGGTGGCATTGCCGCAATGCACTATATCGGCATGGCCGCTTTCGAGGTGCAAGGCCGGATCGAATGGAACCTGCTGTTGGTGGCGATGTCCTTGCTGGCGGGGGTTGTGCTTGCCGCTCTGGCGCTTGTTGTTGTCCTGCGTCGTCCATCCTTGCCCGCGACGCTGGGCGGCGCGGTTCTGTTGACGCTGGCAATCTGCACCTTGCATTTCATCGGCATGGCCGCGGTCTCGATCTTCCCCGATTCCTCGATAGAAATATCGCAATATACGATCGAGCCCACGTCGCAGGCCTTCGCCGTGGCGGTCGCCAGCTTGGTGATCCTTATCCTCTCTGGCTCGGCACTCTGGATCGACCTGCGCTTCCGCCGGCAGAAGCTTGAGGTCGACCGCATGCATGGTCTGGCCAATGCTGCCGTGGAGGGGCTGATCGTCTGCGACGGTAGCCGCATCGTAAGCGCCAATGAAAGCATGGCGAAGCTGACCGGCATGGCAACCGGGATTCTGAACGGCATGCAGCTTGGCGGCCTCTTCGACGAGCGCGTCGCGTCCGACATGTCCAGCTTTGGCGAGGAGCCGTGTGAAGCCGAATTGCATGCGCGCGATGGCACGAGCATTCCCGTCGAGCTGATCGCCAGGAGCATCGACTACTGCGGCAAGCCTCACAATGTGATCGCCGTCCGCGACATCCGCGAGCGCAAGAAGGCGGAACAGGAAATCCTGCGCCTTGCCCATTTCGACCCCTTGACCGGCCTTGCCAACCGCCGCAGCTTTTCCGGTCGGCTGGAAGCTGAAATCGCGGCGATAGGCCGGTCGGGGAAAGGCGGCCACCTTGCGCTTCTGCTGCTCGATCTCGACCGGTTCAAGGAGGTCAACGATCTCTATGGGCATGGTGCGGGTGACGCCATGCTGCAAAAGGTTGCGCACTGTACTGCCGGCGTCCTTCGTCCAGGGCAGATGGTTGCCCGGCTGGGTGGCGACGAATTCGCCATCATCGCGCCGAACCTGGCGGACCCGTTGGCGGCCGGCCGCATCGCCGACGCCATTCTGACCACAATGCGTGAGGAAAACAGGCTGTCGGTCGGCGGCGGTCTTGTGTCGGCCAGCATGGGCATTGCGCTTTATCCATCGGATGCCGACGACCAGGCCAGCCTGATCAGCCATGCCGACACCGCGCTCTACCGCGCCAAGACCGAAGGCCGCGACACATATCGCTACTTCGAGGCCTCTATGGGCGCGGAGGCTCGTGACAAGCGGGTCATGGAGCACGAGCTGCGCCAGGCTGTCGCGCGCAAGGAATTCTACCTCGTCTACCAGCCGCAGAAGGAGATCAGCAGCGGCAGGATGGTGGGCTTCGAAGCCTTGATCCGCTGGCGGCATCCGGTTCGTGGCGACGTGTCCCCAGGCATATTCATCCCGGTGGCTGAAGACAGCGGCGCCATTGCCCAGATCGGCGATTGGGTGCTGACGGCCGCCTGCGAAGAGGCCGCCCGCTGGGAAAACCCGCTAACGATAGCCGTCAATGTCTCGGCGGTGCAGCTTCACAATCCGAATTTCAGCCGCAAGGTGCACGAAACACTGATGAACTCCGGCTTGGCGCCAGGCAGGCTGGAACTTGAGATCACCGAAACAGCGCTTGTGAAGGATATGCCGCGTGCGCTGGCCACCTTGCGGCAGGTAAAGTCCTTGGGCGTGCGCGTGGCGATGGACGATTTCGGGACCGGCTACTCCTCACTCTCCAACTTGCGCGCCTTCCCCTTCGACAAGATCAAGATCGACGGCTCATTCATCAAATCCGTCGACAAGAACGGCCAGGTCGCGGCGATCGTGCGCGCCGTGCTGGGACTCGGGCGCGGTCTCGGTCTGCCGGTTCTGGCGGAAGGGGTCGAGACGCTTGGCGAGCTGAAATTCCTGGACGCCGAGGCCTGCGAGATCGGCCAGGGATACTACATCGGCAGGCCAGGGCCGATCGGCGAGTTCAGCGAACTGACCGGCGTCATCAATCAACCCGCGGTCGGCAATGGCACCGGCAGCCACCGTGGCAAAAGCGTTCTGGCTTTCGCACCGTTGCCTGAGCTGAGCGTGAAGCGGGCCTAG
- a CDS encoding lipoprotein, whose product MTGSRILVTLTLLAAIVAVSACGRRGALDTPYEAAVQARKDASKAHQPVPPEPEKPVEDKKFLLDPLI is encoded by the coding sequence ATGACCGGAAGCAGGATTTTGGTGACGCTGACGCTGCTGGCGGCGATTGTGGCCGTCTCGGCCTGCGGCAGAAGGGGCGCGCTCGACACGCCCTACGAGGCTGCAGTGCAGGCGCGCAAGGACGCTTCGAAGGCCCATCAGCCAGTACCGCCGGAGCCGGAGAAACCGGTCGAGGACAAGAAGTTCCTTCTCGACCCGCTGATCTAA
- a CDS encoding TIGR02302 family protein codes for MTERPNINDDRALAARLALSRLATRAVMIVERGWPLLLPLVIVASLFVSTSWLGLFARLPDAPRIGLVAVFGLAVLAALYPLRFFRMPGAAEIDRRIEAANDLQHSPVLVQTDRPSGKESGFSQALWREHQKRMAAKLGSLGADLPRTRVPERDPWGLRAVAALLLVTAFAFSFGPAGGRITDGFSAHGARDTVSPRIDAWVTPPAYTGKPPIFLTAPVLRTIDANQATPAFSVPEGSDVSLRVTGGSGEETLVYADKSGNDRAIDPAGPQAAATAKPAAPSKVRQFTGKLTGDGTLTLKSGEDELGRWAFAVVPDKAPQIRFVGEPKRAANGAFELNYQIDDDYGAASAKAVFALADPQAAGARPLYGPPDMTLTLPRRGGKTNAAKTSKDLTEHVWAGANIKLTLVATDDAGHTATSETKTLLMPQRPFANPLARAVIEQRRLLALDANAKPRVLDLMDAITLRPEDTFDNMTHYLAIMSARSRLKMADNDDQLRSEVSYLWEIALGIEEGNLSAAEKRLRQAQQALQDAIKNGASDAEIEKAMKELREAMNQFLQEFAERAKQDPKAPQMQQNGQELRQSDIDRMMDQIENLAKSGDRDKAQQLLSQLQDMMNNLQAGREQQGGQQDSEMKQQMDKLGEIMRRQQEMMNDTFRMDQMRRGERQRGENRDEQLGNGGQDRDKPGTGQDRDPLAQPKPMTPQEFADAMKQLQEGQGQLQSDLDKLKKSLEGMGLEPNEGFGQAGKSMGNAEQALGEGEGDQAVGHQGRALEALRNGAKDMMKQLQAMQGDQGGSQEGGRQQDADRDPLGRPRASQGPDFGDSVKVPDEIDVQRARQILEAIRKRLGNALSPDIERSYLERLLELK; via the coding sequence ATGACGGAACGACCCAACATCAACGACGATCGCGCTCTTGCCGCACGTCTGGCCTTGAGCCGGCTGGCGACGCGGGCCGTCATGATTGTCGAACGCGGCTGGCCGCTGCTCTTGCCGCTTGTCATCGTTGCAAGCCTCTTTGTCAGTACCTCTTGGCTCGGCCTTTTCGCCCGGTTGCCGGATGCGCCGCGCATCGGGCTTGTCGCGGTGTTCGGCCTCGCCGTTTTGGCCGCGCTCTATCCGCTGCGCTTCTTCCGCATGCCGGGCGCCGCCGAGATCGACCGCCGCATCGAGGCCGCCAACGATCTGCAGCACAGCCCGGTGCTGGTGCAGACCGACCGGCCCAGCGGCAAGGAAAGCGGCTTTTCGCAGGCGCTGTGGCGCGAACATCAAAAACGCATGGCCGCGAAGCTCGGCAGCCTCGGCGCCGACCTGCCGCGCACGCGCGTGCCGGAACGCGACCCCTGGGGGCTGCGTGCCGTGGCGGCACTTTTGCTGGTCACCGCCTTCGCCTTCTCCTTCGGACCGGCAGGCGGCAGGATCACGGACGGTTTCAGCGCCCATGGCGCGCGCGACACCGTATCGCCGCGCATCGACGCCTGGGTGACGCCGCCAGCCTATACCGGCAAGCCACCGATCTTCCTGACCGCCCCGGTCTTGCGAACCATCGACGCCAACCAGGCGACGCCGGCTTTCTCCGTGCCCGAAGGCAGCGATGTCTCTCTGCGCGTCACCGGCGGCTCCGGCGAGGAAACACTTGTTTACGCCGACAAGAGCGGTAACGACCGCGCCATCGACCCCGCAGGCCCGCAAGCGGCCGCCACGGCCAAACCGGCGGCGCCCTCCAAGGTGCGCCAGTTCACCGGCAAGCTGACCGGCGACGGCACGCTGACGCTGAAATCGGGTGAAGACGAGCTTGGCCGCTGGGCTTTCGCGGTGGTGCCGGACAAGGCACCGCAGATCCGCTTTGTCGGCGAACCGAAACGGGCCGCCAACGGTGCCTTCGAACTCAACTACCAGATCGACGACGACTATGGCGCCGCGAGCGCGAAGGCGGTTTTTGCACTGGCCGATCCGCAGGCTGCGGGTGCACGTCCGCTCTACGGCCCTCCTGATATGACTTTGACGCTGCCGCGCCGTGGCGGCAAGACCAATGCGGCCAAGACCTCGAAGGACCTGACCGAGCATGTCTGGGCCGGCGCCAACATCAAGCTGACGCTTGTCGCCACCGACGATGCAGGCCACACGGCAACCAGCGAGACCAAGACCTTGCTGATGCCGCAGCGGCCATTCGCCAATCCACTGGCGCGGGCGGTGATCGAGCAGCGCCGGTTGTTGGCGCTCGACGCCAATGCCAAGCCGCGCGTGCTCGACCTGATGGACGCCATCACGCTGCGGCCTGAAGACACATTCGACAACATGACGCATTACCTCGCCATCATGAGCGCCCGCAGCCGGCTGAAGATGGCCGACAACGACGACCAGTTGCGCAGCGAAGTGTCCTACCTCTGGGAAATCGCGCTCGGCATCGAGGAAGGCAACCTTTCGGCCGCCGAGAAGCGGCTGCGCCAGGCGCAGCAGGCGTTGCAGGATGCCATCAAGAACGGTGCCAGCGACGCCGAAATCGAAAAGGCGATGAAGGAACTGCGCGAGGCGATGAACCAGTTCCTGCAGGAATTCGCCGAACGCGCCAAGCAGGATCCCAAGGCGCCGCAGATGCAGCAGAACGGCCAGGAACTGCGCCAGAGCGACATCGACCGCATGATGGACCAGATCGAGAATCTGGCGAAGTCCGGCGACCGCGACAAGGCGCAGCAACTGCTGTCGCAGCTGCAGGACATGATGAACAATCTCCAGGCCGGCCGCGAGCAGCAGGGCGGCCAGCAAGACAGCGAGATGAAGCAGCAGATGGACAAGCTGGGCGAGATCATGCGCCGCCAGCAGGAGATGATGAACGACACGTTCCGCATGGATCAGATGCGGCGCGGCGAGCGCCAGCGCGGCGAAAACCGCGACGAGCAGCTCGGCAACGGCGGTCAGGATCGAGACAAGCCCGGAACAGGCCAGGACCGCGATCCGCTCGCCCAGCCGAAGCCAATGACGCCGCAGGAATTCGCCGATGCGATGAAGCAGCTGCAGGAAGGCCAGGGCCAGTTGCAGAGCGATCTCGACAAGCTGAAGAAGAGCCTTGAGGGCATGGGGCTCGAGCCGAATGAAGGCTTTGGCCAGGCCGGCAAGTCCATGGGCAATGCCGAACAGGCGCTCGGCGAGGGCGAAGGCGACCAGGCCGTCGGCCATCAGGGTCGGGCACTGGAAGCGCTGCGCAACGGCGCCAAGGACATGATGAAGCAATTGCAGGCCATGCAGGGCGACCAGGGCGGCAGCCAGGAAGGTGGCCGCCAGCAGGACGCCGATCGCGATCCGCTTGGCCGGCCGCGCGCCAGCCAAGGCCCGGATTTCGGCGATTCGGTAAAGGTGCCGGACGAGATCGACGTGCAGCGCGCCCGCCAGATTCTCGAGGCGATCCGCAAGCGGCTCGGCAACGCGCTGAGCCCCGATATCGAGCGCAGCTACCTTGAACGGCTGCTGGAATTGAAATAG
- a CDS encoding TlpA disulfide reductase family protein, which yields MADGNRFFPAPRLILAALVAGVLAGAVAVYVSESRSGNKAPPASVAVGDSKDDVACAAKSDRAKKIAAAATGEVAALLPADPPQSLRNLAFNGPDGKPMTLADHAGKTVLLNLWATWCAPCRAEMPALDALQKEKGSDAFQVVAVNVDAGDDVKPKKFLKDTGVEALGYYRDSTMALFNNLKTRGLALGLPVTMLVDGEGCLIAHMNGPAEWAGPDAKRLVEAALKPEGR from the coding sequence ATGGCAGACGGTAATCGATTTTTCCCGGCCCCGCGCCTCATCCTTGCCGCCCTGGTGGCGGGCGTGCTGGCTGGCGCGGTCGCGGTATATGTCAGCGAGAGCCGGTCTGGCAACAAGGCGCCGCCTGCCTCGGTGGCGGTCGGCGACAGCAAGGACGATGTCGCCTGCGCCGCCAAGAGCGACCGTGCCAAGAAGATCGCGGCGGCGGCTACCGGCGAGGTTGCGGCACTTTTGCCGGCGGATCCGCCACAATCCCTCAGGAACCTCGCCTTCAACGGCCCTGACGGCAAGCCGATGACGCTTGCCGATCATGCCGGAAAGACTGTGCTGCTCAATCTGTGGGCGACGTGGTGCGCGCCATGCCGTGCCGAAATGCCGGCGCTCGACGCGCTGCAGAAAGAAAAGGGCAGCGACGCCTTTCAGGTCGTTGCCGTCAATGTTGATGCCGGTGACGACGTCAAGCCGAAGAAGTTCCTCAAGGACACGGGTGTCGAGGCGCTTGGCTACTACAGGGACTCGACCATGGCGCTGTTCAACAACCTCAAGACACGCGGCCTGGCGCTTGGTTTGCCCGTCACCATGCTGGTCGACGGCGAGGGTTGCCTGATCGCCCATATGAATGGTCCGGCCGAATGGGCGGGGCCGGACGCCAAGCGGCTGGTCGAGGCGGCGCTGAAACCGGAAGGCCGCTAG
- a CDS encoding threonine/serine dehydratase, translating to MSQGSTVTRERIAAMEPRIRPYIRHTPVLRVDMADFDRPPLAVDLKLECLQHSGSFKARGAFTNLLERPVPKAGVVAASGGNHGAAVAYAAMRLGHKATIFVPEVSPPAKLERIRSYGAELIVGGARYAEALAASENFAEKSGALRIHAFNQEETLVGQGTLGLEIEADLPGIDTLLVAVGGGGLIGGIAAWFAGRIRIIAIEPEGAPTLYRALEAGHPVDAPAEGIAADSLAPKRVGEMMFPIAEAFVERSILVSDDDIIAAQKALWNRVRIISEPGGAAAFAAILSGHYVPAPGERVAVLVCGANANPATF from the coding sequence ATGTCGCAGGGCAGCACCGTCACACGCGAACGCATTGCCGCCATGGAACCACGCATCCGCCCCTATATCAGGCACACGCCGGTACTGCGCGTCGACATGGCCGATTTCGATCGCCCGCCGCTGGCCGTCGACCTCAAGCTCGAATGCCTGCAGCATTCCGGCTCGTTCAAGGCGCGTGGCGCCTTCACCAATCTTCTGGAAAGGCCGGTGCCCAAGGCTGGTGTCGTCGCCGCGTCCGGCGGCAATCATGGTGCCGCCGTCGCCTATGCCGCGATGCGGCTTGGCCACAAGGCGACGATCTTCGTTCCCGAGGTGAGCCCGCCGGCCAAGCTGGAACGCATCCGCAGCTATGGCGCCGAACTGATCGTCGGCGGCGCCCGCTATGCCGAGGCGCTGGCCGCCAGCGAGAACTTCGCCGAGAAATCCGGCGCGCTGCGGATCCACGCCTTCAACCAGGAAGAAACGCTGGTCGGCCAGGGCACGCTCGGCCTCGAGATCGAAGCCGACCTGCCCGGCATCGACACGCTGCTGGTGGCCGTTGGCGGCGGCGGCCTGATTGGCGGCATCGCCGCCTGGTTCGCCGGCCGCATCCGCATCATCGCCATCGAGCCAGAAGGCGCACCGACACTTTACCGTGCTCTCGAGGCCGGCCATCCGGTCGACGCGCCGGCCGAAGGGATCGCCGCCGATTCACTGGCGCCCAAGCGCGTCGGCGAAATGATGTTCCCGATCGCCGAGGCCTTCGTCGAGCGCTCCATCCTGGTCAGCGACGACGACATCATCGCCGCGCAGAAGGCGCTGTGGAACCGCGTGCGGATCATCTCCGAGCCGGGCGGCGCGGCGGCTTTCGCGGCGATACTGTCGGGCCACTATGTGCCGGCACCAGGCGAGCGGGTGGCCGTGCTGGTTTGCGGAGCGAATGCGAACCCGGCTACGTTCTGA
- the lysA gene encoding diaminopimelate decarboxylase produces MNHFDYRDGVLHAEDVAIPDIAASVGTPFYCYSTATLTRHYRVFAQAFAGLDTLVCYAMKANSNQAVLRTLAKQGAGADVVSEGELRRALAAGIPANKILFSGVGKTAREMDFALNAGILCFNVESEPELELLSARASALGKVAPISLRINPDVDAKTHKKISTGKAENKFGVPWQKARQIYARAALLPGIKITGIDTHIGSQITELQPFDDAFALLVELVGALRADGHAIDHVDLGGGLGIPYRVDNNPPPLPDAYARIVKKHVTALGLKVMFEPGRLIVGNAGILVSEVIFVKEGDAKNFLVVDAAMNDLIRPTLYDAFHDIRPVVQPPAAAPRMMVDVVGQVCETGDYIGLDRDLPRLKAGDLIAVATAGAYGAVQAGTYNTRLLVPEVLVDGDRFHVVRPRLTYDELIGLDSVPDWLA; encoded by the coding sequence GTGAACCATTTCGACTACCGCGACGGCGTGCTGCATGCCGAGGACGTGGCGATACCTGATATCGCGGCGAGCGTCGGCACGCCCTTCTACTGCTATTCGACGGCGACGCTGACCAGGCACTACCGTGTGTTCGCCCAGGCTTTTGCCGGACTTGATACGCTGGTCTGCTACGCCATGAAGGCGAATTCCAACCAGGCCGTTCTCAGGACCCTGGCCAAGCAGGGCGCCGGCGCCGACGTGGTGTCGGAAGGCGAATTGCGCAGGGCGCTTGCCGCCGGCATTCCTGCCAACAAGATCCTGTTCTCGGGCGTAGGCAAGACTGCGCGCGAAATGGATTTCGCGCTCAACGCAGGTATCCTCTGCTTCAACGTCGAGTCCGAGCCTGAACTCGAACTGCTCTCGGCCCGTGCGTCAGCGCTCGGCAAGGTGGCGCCGATCTCGCTGCGCATCAATCCGGATGTCGACGCCAAGACCCACAAGAAGATTTCGACCGGCAAGGCAGAGAACAAGTTCGGCGTTCCCTGGCAGAAGGCGCGGCAGATCTATGCCCGCGCGGCACTGCTTCCCGGCATCAAGATCACCGGCATCGACACCCATATCGGCAGCCAGATCACAGAGTTGCAGCCCTTCGACGACGCTTTTGCGTTGCTGGTCGAACTGGTCGGCGCGCTGCGCGCGGATGGCCATGCCATCGACCATGTCGATCTCGGCGGCGGCCTCGGCATTCCCTACCGCGTCGACAACAATCCGCCGCCCTTGCCGGACGCCTATGCGCGGATCGTCAAGAAGCACGTCACCGCGCTCGGGCTGAAGGTGATGTTCGAGCCGGGCCGGCTGATTGTCGGCAATGCCGGCATTCTGGTCTCGGAAGTGATCTTCGTGAAAGAAGGTGACGCCAAGAATTTCCTCGTTGTCGACGCCGCCATGAACGACCTGATCCGGCCGACGCTCTATGACGCCTTCCACGACATCCGCCCGGTGGTTCAGCCGCCGGCCGCCGCGCCACGCATGATGGTCGATGTCGTCGGCCAGGTCTGCGAGACCGGCGACTATATCGGCCTCGACCGTGACCTGCCCAGGCTGAAGGCTGGCGACCTCATCGCCGTCGCCACCGCGGGCGCCTATGGCGCGGTGCAGGCCGGCACCTACAACACGCGGCTGCTGGTGCCGGAAGTGCTGGTCGACGGCGACCGCTTCCATGTCGTGCGCCCGCGCCTGACCTATGACGAACTCATCGGGCTGGATTCGGTGCCCGACTGGCTGGCATAG
- a CDS encoding helix-turn-helix transcriptional regulator → MQEVDVFKAIANERRLQILDWLKDPRAHFPVQADGDLVEDGVCAQLIAEKLGVTQATLSEHMRVLTQARLLRTKRIKQWTFYRRDEDGIADTRALIQSKL, encoded by the coding sequence ATGCAAGAGGTTGATGTCTTCAAGGCAATCGCCAATGAACGCAGGCTTCAGATCCTCGACTGGCTGAAGGATCCGCGTGCGCATTTCCCGGTCCAGGCGGATGGCGATCTGGTCGAGGACGGCGTTTGCGCGCAGTTGATCGCCGAAAAGCTCGGCGTCACGCAGGCGACGCTCTCAGAGCATATGCGTGTGCTCACGCAGGCCCGCCTGCTGCGAACCAAGCGCATCAAGCAGTGGACATTCTACCGCCGCGACGAAGACGGGATCGCCGACACAAGAGCGCTCATCCAGAGCAAGCTGTAG
- the argH gene encoding argininosuccinate lyase produces MSDKKASNQMWGGRFASGPAAIMEAINASISFDRKLYAQDIRGSVAHSEMLAQTGIISAADQEKIAHGLNTILKEIEAGTFEFSTRLEDIHMNVEARLADLIGPAAGRLHTARSRNDQVAVDLRLWVKDECFRVAEALKGLIAAFLERAEEHAATVMPGFTHMQTAQPVTFGHHCMAYVEMFGRDLSRVRDAIERMDESPLGAAALAGTSFPIDRHQTAKALGFREPMRNSLDSVSDRDFALEFLSMAAICATHLSRLAEEIIIWSTPQFGFVRLSDSFSTGSSIMPQKKNPDAAELVRGKTGRVNGHLVGLLTVMKGMPLTYGKDMQEDKESVFDAAETLDLMLAAMTGMVSDMTINAAAMKKAAGYGYATATDLADWLVRTLGLPFREAHHVTGRAVALAEGKKVGLEKLSLEDLQSINPGITADIFSVLAVQNSVKSRVSFGGTAPSEVRKQIRYWKKRLAKA; encoded by the coding sequence ATGAGCGACAAGAAGGCCAGCAACCAGATGTGGGGCGGACGTTTTGCCTCGGGTCCGGCCGCGATCATGGAAGCGATCAACGCGTCCATCTCGTTCGACCGCAAACTTTACGCGCAGGATATCCGCGGTTCGGTCGCCCATAGCGAGATGCTGGCGCAAACGGGCATTATTTCGGCGGCCGATCAAGAAAAAATCGCTCACGGACTGAACACGATTCTGAAAGAGATCGAGGCCGGCACCTTCGAATTCTCGACCAGGCTCGAAGACATCCACATGAATGTCGAGGCCCGCCTCGCCGACCTGATCGGCCCGGCCGCCGGCCGGCTGCATACCGCCCGCTCGCGCAACGACCAGGTCGCTGTCGACCTGAGGCTCTGGGTGAAGGACGAGTGCTTCCGCGTCGCGGAGGCGCTGAAGGGACTGATCGCCGCGTTCCTGGAGCGGGCCGAGGAGCATGCGGCAACCGTGATGCCGGGCTTTACCCATATGCAAACGGCACAGCCCGTCACTTTCGGCCATCACTGCATGGCCTATGTCGAGATGTTCGGCCGCGACCTGTCGCGGGTCCGCGATGCCATCGAGCGCATGGATGAGAGCCCGCTGGGTGCCGCTGCTCTTGCCGGCACCAGCTTCCCCATCGATCGCCACCAGACGGCCAAGGCGCTTGGCTTCCGCGAGCCGATGCGCAACTCGCTGGACAGTGTCTCAGACCGCGACTTCGCGCTCGAATTCCTCAGCATGGCCGCGATCTGCGCCACGCATCTGTCGCGGCTGGCCGAGGAGATCATCATCTGGTCGACGCCACAATTCGGCTTTGTCAGGCTGTCGGACTCCTTCTCGACCGGCTCGTCGATCATGCCGCAGAAGAAGAACCCCGACGCCGCCGAACTGGTGCGCGGCAAGACCGGACGCGTCAACGGCCACCTCGTTGGCCTGCTGACGGTGATGAAGGGCATGCCGCTGACCTATGGCAAGGACATGCAGGAAGACAAGGAATCGGTATTCGACGCCGCCGAGACGCTTGACCTGATGCTGGCGGCGATGACCGGCATGGTCTCGGACATGACGATCAACGCTGCCGCGATGAAGAAGGCCGCCGGTTACGGCTACGCGACGGCCACCGACCTTGCCGATTGGCTGGTGCGCACGCTCGGCCTGCCGTTCCGCGAGGCCCACCATGTCACCGGCCGCGCCGTGGCCCTGGCCGAAGGGAAAAAAGTCGGCCTTGAGAAGCTTTCGCTGGAAGACCTTCAGTCGATCAATCCCGGCATCACCGCCGACATTTTTTCGGTGCTGGCGGTGCAGAATTCGGTGAAGAGCCGGGTGAGTTTCGGCGGCACCGCGCCGTCGGAAGTCAGGAAGCAGATCCGCTATTGGAAAAAGCGGCTGGCCAAGGCCTAA